TCTCGTGCCTCTCATCAGATCCAAATATCTATAAcctaaaaaatagaaaaaaattcTATTATCAGTTCATTTGTTGGTTCTTACTTCTTAGCTACTTTATAAGTTTATATTAGCCAATTTCTCATTGGCCATTGATATAGTCGCAAAATAGTCAAAAGACATGTTTTATGATTAGGATATAGTATGTAAACTATGAACAAAGTGCATATTTATGTCAAATAATTACTCTGGAGCATGGTATCCGAAGGTTCCGAGGACGCGAGTAGAATGAAGACGAGCAGCCATATCTGGAGATTGGCTTGAAAGATTGAAGTCTGCAATTTTAGCCTTGTAGTCCTCAAATAAAAGAACATTGCTAGACCGTATATCTCGATGGACAATGGAAGGTTGCACCTTCTCATGAAGATATTCAAGACCTTTTGCAGCATCAACAGCAATTTTGACTCTTTGCATCCAGTCAAGAGCAGGTCCAGGTTGTGCACCTGCAACACCTTTTCTTCCTGTTGAAAAGAGGAAAAAAATAGAAGTTTTAAAAGATATTCATGTTTATTCatgaatagtttttgttttatctCCAAATGCCACATATCAGCTAAGTGGCTTAGATGCATACCGTGCAAAATATCATGTAGAGAGCCCATTGTAGCGAATTCATAAGCCAGTAGGCGTTGATCTCCTTCAATACAATAACCAAGCAAGTCCACAAAATTTTCATGTTTTAATCTTGAAACAGTGGACACCTACATCCAAAATAGGAAAAGGGAAAAAGAAAATTGTTCAATGTTAAGCATAAACAGTATACAAAACATTATCACAAAATGGATAAATCGCAAAACAATTTTATTGCAGTTAATAAGAGTGTAGAATATACACCTGTGCTAGAAATTCATTATCAGGCTCAGGATCTGCTGAAGTATCAAGCTTCTTTACAGCCACATGTTGTTCGGTTTCCAGAACAGCATAATATACTCTTCCATATGACCCCTCACCAACCAAAGCCTTGGACCCAaaatcatctgtcttttctttcAATTCATCAAATGACAATGCAGGTACTTCGATGGAAGGCGGTTTTGCAGGATCACTATTTGAATTCAAATCGTTTCCTGAAAGGCATATGTTGAATATGATTATGATATCAGCAGCAGAAGCATAGAATGCAGAGATAAAAGCCGCAGCACAATTATAGGCATGCCATGTAAACCCATCTCCATATTGAATAACATAAAACAATGAAAAGTAAGAACCACCTAATTAGAAGGTAACTGAACCACCTAAAAGTTCAATCAGCATGACAAGACATTCTAACTAATCAGTGTCCTCATCTGTACCAAACCTGCTACCTGAAATGCCTTGCGTAAACTCAAATTTATCTGGCTTTGCATTGAGAATATTGTAGCTACATTTATATTTCTATGTCTTTGACTATTAAGTCAGTCGAACGAGAAGGACGAAAGTTCAATCAAAGTGTTGAATACTACTCCAGTCAATTCTACTTGGTTATCTCTCGATAGGACGTATTGATAGATATCATGTGTGGGTACTAATGCTGGCCTGATAAGCAACTAACAAAGCAGTAGCAAGCTTGTACTCGGTTCtccttttcaaatgaaaatttcaGGTGGGGTTGTGCTTGTGCCTCATCCATTGAGCTGTCCATGTAGCAGGCCTGAGAATCATTAATCTTTCTAGAAAACTAATGTGTACAGCTAGCTTGCTGACCCAGGCCTGAACTAGTATCATTTTAGACTTTAGAATTTGTACAACAATGTTTAAATGCAGCTGTTTGATCAACAACATGGTGCATTTTTTTAATGAAACTGTCAGATTGGCGAACTTATATTGCATACAACACGGTACATTCAGCTAACGTGAAATGTATCCAACATATCTTAAGCTGTAGACAAAATATATGATAAAAATCGTTTCAAATTTTCCATTGGGCATACCATATAGGGAATAAAATTGGGACTTGTTCTAGCAAAAATTTCTTTCTATCAAAACCAAAACTTGTCCTCACATGTTATGCTCTGCGCCATTCATCTAATACAAATTTGATCTACTGGCAC
This window of the Sorghum bicolor cultivar BTx623 chromosome 7, Sorghum_bicolor_NCBIv3, whole genome shotgun sequence genome carries:
- the LOC8060573 gene encoding PTI1-like tyrosine-protein kinase 3, producing the protein MRRWLCCSHFDTPYLENENGFTSSPDKTSGNDLNSNSDPAKPPSIEVPALSFDELKEKTDDFGSKALVGEGSYGRVYYAVLETEQHVAVKKLDTSADPEPDNEFLAQVSTVSRLKHENFVDLLGYCIEGDQRLLAYEFATMGSLHDILHGRKGVAGAQPGPALDWMQRVKIAVDAAKGLEYLHEKVQPSIVHRDIRSSNVLLFEDYKAKIADFNLSSQSPDMAARLHSTRVLGTFGYHAPEYAMTGQLTQKSDVYSFGVVLLELLTGRKPVDHTMPRGQQSLVTWATPRLGEDKVKQCVDPRLNGEYPPKGVAKLAAVAALCVQYESEFRPSMSIVVKALSPLLVNAPYQPAGAPDISSDA